The Neurospora crassa OR74A linkage group I, whole genome shotgun sequence genome segment CTTCTATACTGGAAAACATGTTGCTGTTCATCGTTGATACCTTGCACGCCGAGGTTGCTGGGGCCTGGAGAAAGTGAGGGGATGGGGGGTCgaaacaaagaaagagacgtttaaaaaaaaaaggcggtaGAGAGATGGAGCCAAAGATGGATGAGAATGGACTCCATCATTTCGTTCGCTTCACTTTCAAATGGTCCTTCTACCCATCCTAGCAGCTGGAGGGGTATAGCGGATCGAGGCTCTCTCATCACCCTCACCCATAAAGAGCCGAGGAATGAATTCCGAGTTTCTAGTCCCTAGGTAATCCCCGACCTGGGATTGCCGATCGGTCACCTTTGTTAGTAATGAACCGTGGGGATCCATCCGGCCCATTTACGGGATCTTGAACGAGGGTCTTTGCGGGTGGGTGGGCGGGCGGGTGGACTCTGCGAATTGATTTCGCTCGGCTCTAACTCGGCTTCAGGCATCACAAGCCGTACTGCGAAGTTTgtgtaatagaataataattcctGTCGTCTTTGCTTCCACCTTGATGAGGAGGTAGACAATCGCAGCGGCCGAGCGGGTAGAGCGGTGGCTATGCCAGGTTTGAGATGGAGAGAAAGGGTAAGAGAACAGTCTACTTTATCCACGACCCTGCCCACCTATGTGAATTAGGGGACCTTTTCCCCTGCCGTATCCCTCGACCGACGACGAAGCGATGATGATCCCTCGGTAAGCGTTCCCCAGTCTCTTGTAACCTCACGGCATCACGTACGGTATATTGAACTGCACAGTATGTAGATACGGCGTCATGTTTGGCTGGGGAGCCCCGTTGCCGAGCCGGGAAAGGCAACGTACACGTGTACGTAGCGGCATTAGCTTTTCCAGTTTGCCATGTAACAATAGGGTCCCTTGACATGCTGGATTCGGGGTGAATGGCTGCGAGAGGCCCCATGGGTTGGCGCACGTGCTGATGAGGGAAGTCACACTCAATTAGGGAGATCGGGAAACGAAGAGAAGGGTCTGATTCAACGAGTCTGGTCTGTGACGAGGAATTGGTTGCGGGGGTTCATCGAACCGTGCATTTTGTGATCGATGAGTGTATGCTTGCGAAAAAATGTGGATCAGAGAGCCCTGTGACGACTATGAGAACCGTTGATGGGCCGAGAACGTGATTTTCGCATCAAGAGTCGTGAGTAGGAATGCACGTTGGCTATCTTGTCTCTTCTTCGACTGCAGAAAGACCAATGGAAGGCAAAGAGTCTGCTTCCATGGCGGCAGTTTTTGTCGGAGAAACAACGTCAAGAGACAAGTGTACACGGCAGGACACTTGCGTGTTATTGGAAATTCCACAGCGAATTGTCTTCTCCTGAGacatttccttctttctgttACAGTAGGTTGTCTAGGTTTTgggtgtgtagtgtacctcgAAACCAATGCCTTTGTGCTCCTTCGCAAATTTTCCACAACGAGGAGAATAGTAGAAAATCCTCTTCGCCTGACCTTGGAAAACTTGGTCTACAATTCCGAATCAATCAGACCGACATTCCGACTCATTTTCGAGTGGTATATGTAGTTATAGTATCGGGTTGCTGTTCCTCGTGGTAAGAGAGGGCAAAGCGATTGGATGTGTGTTAACGATCCTCGGAACGAATAACGTTATGATACATCACAGAGCAAGACGTTAAATATCATCGGAATGCCATTCCCCACTGCAGCCACCAGATCAGCGAATGACGTTCGAAGCCTCGGATAGTGAATGAACCTCAgcgggtggtgatgttggtctGTTAACATATACGGCATATAGGAAACCGATAGGCGGTAGGTTTAGCTGGCCATACTGCAGTGATATTGTTCGTAAACTTTGTTCGGCCGTGTACGCTGTACTCCATATGCGTTTGTAACAGTTGCACAACTGAAGATGCTGGTTGCCGATCTTATGTACATACCAGCCCTGCTCAAAGAATAGGCTGGGGATTTCCATTAGGGGCGTGCTGATCTTCTAGACAACGTTTTAATCCAAAGTGAACTCCGGATGCCGAGACACAAGCTCAAGTTGCCGTTTAGGGGACGGGGTGGAGTGATGGATTTGACGCGTAAGCCATTCCAACGCCCGTCTTGGTATCGAAGTAATTCGAAGCAGTCATTTTATTTTTGCGCTGACACGCGTTGCGGTGATACGAAACATGTTATACTCGCATGGCTCCTGGCTCCATTTAATGTGAGACATTGCCAGGCCGTTGGGATTCGGGGTTGACATCTAGCAAAGATTGGACCTGGGGACTTGACGACCCTGAATTTCTTCATTTGGATCGTATCTTAAGCTAGGGATAAGGGTCTCAgttgccaagtggaagtcgcCCGCGTCGAGAGAATGAATGGATCTGATCCCGAGATCAATGGGCGAATTGGAAGGAAGCACCATGCGCAAGGTCTTTCAGACTGATAAATACCGGCCGAATGGGTCACTGAAGGGATCCAAGGATGGGCCCCGGATGATGGTCCTCTGCATCACATGAGTACACTGCTTGAAGACGAGAAGGAGTCCTGTCCGAAGTGCAAGCGGCGGGGGTTCACATTTAACGAAGCCTCTGAAAGCTTCGCTGCGGTTTCGACAACCGTTTGAGCCACAGTGCCATTCATGTAAATAGGTACATGGCAGTCAACGCAATGCGATTGACTAGTATAAGATGTCGTAACACTCCGTTGTTCTTTGTCTGCAAGAGAGCATGTACATGGACGCCCTCGTTCATCGGTTTAACCGGTTTTTGCGCTATTCTTTTCCCGACAGGGGTTTGTAGTCAATAAGGTTTTCTCAATAGCCAAAAATAAACTCTTGAACGACTTCCAGCTACGTGACTGGTATCTTAGCGATGCGCTGTAAGCCCATTAGCCAGACGACTGACTGTTTAGGCTCAAGATCCTCAAATGCTTTTAAGGGacgagagaaaaaaaaggcgcaATAACCGGACAAGGAAATGTGGTCATATGTCTGACTGACTCTGAACCATTTAGTTGAGAAGCACAAGCATTGATGAGGACCTCTGAAGCCTAGAAGGACCGTATGAAAGCTCGTTGGTCAGGGTACTGGTAGTCACGCCCGAACAATAGCCGAACCCGCGCTCACCTGGTCTACCAAGGAACGCCTTGCGAGGATTAATATCTTCAGACGGGcaccgtcaccgtcaccgtcacTGCCATTGACTCAGGGTCAATAGCCGGCGAGAGATATGACGGAAGGTTCCGGGACCCGTCAATCGGCAATGTTTCCCCGGAATGTCTCTCTTCCGAGCAATGTGTTGCTTTACTAGGCTTCTAGGAGGCTCTAGAGGCTGCTCGGAAAATCAATAGCTTGGTGGAGATGGACCTTGACGCAGGAGGTTGCACTAGAAACGGAGCAGCATCCGCGGCAGTTAgttggaagaaaaggaaggaaaggcaATTACCGAAAGGGCTCCTTCTAGGATAACCTCAGCGAGGCGCTTGGTGGGTGTTGCACCCGCAGCACGTTTTGGGCGTTGCAGGGTCGCGAGTCACAATATCAACCCCAGCAGAAAGGCCGGCGAGAACGAGACATGGCGGAGAGACTGGATGGTAATTTCCAAAAAGCCATCTTTCCTTCGGTCGCTGTTGCTGGCGAGGTCTTTCGGGGTGGAGCAAGCCTTCACCGACATTGCTTGGTTTTGTGATGTTTTTGTGATGGAAAACATCTACTATCAGTTGGCGGCATGTCCCTTGCTCGGTGCCTCCATATGCCTCTTCCAACTTGAGCCAACCTACCGCAGGTTCGAGGATGAATTCGACCCAGTCAGGGACTTGAGATACTCCTTGTCAAACTTATGGGTACCTGGGgatgaggaaaagaaaacaaaggaaACTTCGTTACAGACCTCCGAAGTGCCCATGATTATTACGACGTCCGTCATCTTGTGATTCAAGCTGAGCTTTGGGAGAAGAAAGCTGAAATGGGAGTCTGGAGTTGTCCGCACCGGGCGGGTGGGTGTTAAGGTTACTTTTTAGTCGTAGTGTTGCGGCAAGGTGTGGAGGAATGTCGAGGATTTGGCTGGATCTTGGCAAACAGCAGGCCTTCTGCCAGGGACAAAACCTCCACAACCCCGGTACCTCTGGTTGGGACTGGCCTGCCATTCTTGGCGACCCACCTTCATCAGTCGAATTTTCCTGACTTGGATTATACGTACAGTGCGCCCAACCGATCACGCTGTGCCAAGGCATGTCGTTGAGATCGCGCCGTTCCCTGCCCCGCCGCCCCATCTCACCATAGTAGCTCCCTCCAGTTCACGCAGACGCAACCACACAGAGCAAGCCATTTCTACTTGTCCTTTCCTAAAACGGACAAAGATGTAATTCTCGTCTCATCCGATCAGAGCCTCAGCAGCCCAGTGccagcttccttccttccttccttcctcctccattctTGTGAGTCTCTCGCTCCTTCGCACATGTTTCTgttgtatgtagtgtacgggGCAAATCCagaggtatgtacactacataccaagggaaggaaggactGCGAGCTAGCAGATAccatagtagtaatattgcCCCTGGACTACTACTGGATGCAGATGCGTCATGGTCTAGGCATGCGGCAACCGGTTAACGGCCGGGGAAATGACAATGGAATGGCGACACCTTCTGCTTACCTAGGTCTGCCGCCAttgacttccacttcgaTGTCCACACTCCTCCTCGACTGCACACGGATAACCACGACGCTGTGGAAATGGAGTGAACAGGGACCCTGCATCCTGACTTGCAACCGCGGTCCTTGAGGGGAATGGAAACCAATGATGGATTCCCGTCCACCATCGATGCTTCTCGCGATCCCGCTGTGCTCTTGGGCCCCACACATCGCCAGTTCCTCATGTCCATCGGAGGAGACTCCTGGGGCCTTCTTCTAATTAACTTCGGTCTAGCTATTCGAGGTACTACAGTAGgactccctctctctctttctctctctgtATGGCGTAATATGGCTCGGAAAGGGGCATCGACTGCCGGCGAGAAATCAGCCATGTCATCCATGTCACGATTCGCCCCTCGACCAGATGCTCACCATGTTCTTGTGCCAACTGCTGCCAGGGTCTTTCCTCGCAGGGTCTGGACAGACATCATGATATCTCTCCAGATACGGATACATCCGTCATCGCAGAATGTACCCCATCGTCCGGATGTTGCATACCCTTAGTTCCCGGGACCAGTCCTCGGTCGTCACAAATCCTTCTCGTGCTCCTCCACTCCCCCCATCTCCTCTACTACTAGTCTCCCCGGCCTACCAGGGTCCTTGCTCAGCTTCATCTTTCCCATCACAATCTACCACACGCCTGCATACGAGTTCTAGCTCCATCACGGCTGTTTGAAGGCATATTTGAGTCGactataccctcctcctcgtcagaTGGTCGCGGGTACATCGTCTCATGCCTCATCATTATCGGCATCCTAACAACATACACTTGCACCCGTTCAGTCTTCATCCCAAGAGCCTGCAAGTCTTCATATCCATACGTCAAGGCGCATCATAGCACGGCCGGGTTGACCAGACGATCCCAAAATCAACTTGACATAACCATATATCCACTTGACCTTGGTCTAGCTTCATCCGATATCACATAGCTTACGCTATCCAGCTGGGTTGGGTGAACGTTTCAACATCCCATACGCCAAGACAAGACCCCGATATCTCTAAGGACCCTATCCTTACCTGTTGTCCAATATGGCACCGTCAAAGGTTGTCATTTATGCGATGCGCAGGGAGCTTCGCTTGTCAGACAACCCTATATTCCACCACCTCTCCAACCCAGAGTCGAAACACGGGTTTTCACACCTTCTCCCCGTGTACGTCTTTCCTGCACAACAGATCGACCTCTCCGGCTTTGTTCCAAAGGGGAGTGAAAACCCCCATCCTGCCCCCAAAAGCGCCGTTGGAGGGTATGCAAGATGTGGACCATATCGTGCCAAGTTCCTGGCAGAGTCGGTTTGGGATCTGAAGACAAGCCTTCAGTCGATTGGCAGTGACCTCCTCGTCCGTGCCGGACCATACAAGGATGTCATCCAGTCTCTCGTCGAAGGGCTCAAAGCAAAGGAATGCCAAGTTGGAGCTGTATGGATGACAAGCCACGAAGGCTCAGAGGAGAAGAGTGAAGAGAAGACTGTGGCATCTTTTTGTGCAAAAAGTGGCATAGATTTCAAGCTATGGGATGACGAGAAATACCTTATCCACGAGTAGGTTCTTCCACCTGCCCCCATGGTGCATTTTAACGAGGAAAAAGACAAAGAAACCAAGGCCTAAACAAGATAAATTGACTAATCCTCGAATTGCAGTCGAGATACAGGTATCACACATCTCAACGATCTCCCCGATGTCTTCACCACCTACCGAAAACAAATAGAGCCCTTGCGTGAGAAGGCAAGGAAGACATTGCCAGTACCTGAAAAGGGGGCCTTGCCTGCATATCCCGACATAGACATGATTCCAAGTCAGCAACCACCATTCAATATCCCAGGCACCTGCGAGGAGTTGGTTGACGCCGTCGTCAGGCCGGTGAAGAACTTCCTCAAGGACCTGCCAGACTTTCCGGAGAAGGCAGAATCATCCCACCCGTTCAGAGGCGGAGAGACATCAGCTCATAAGCGAATCGACCATCTCGTCCTGAGCGGGGGCATGAAAAGCTACAAGGACTCTAGGAACGGCCTCCTTGGACCGGATTTCAGTACCAAGTTGTCTGCGTACCTCGCACAGGGATGCGTCACCGCTCGCCAGATCCACCACGCTTTGGTGGCCTACGAGGACGGAACGGGCACCAAGTACAAAGGGGCTGATGGTTTTGGTGAAGGTGATAACCAAGGCACAGAGACCGTCAGAATGGAACTCTTATGGCGCGATTACATGAGGTTGTGTCACCAAAAGTATGGTGACAAGCTTTTCCGCGTAGAGGGCTTCAACGGCAAGCACACCGATTACGAAGGCGAAGATAAGAAGTACGGGTGGAGAACTGCCAATACGAGCATAGCGTTGCCTGGACAGGAACCTACTCCTGAAAAGGTTTCGGAGATCCTTGCAAGGTTCAACGCCGGAACCACAGGCATGGGACTTATCGATGCGTCGCAACGGGAGCTTATACACACCGGGTACACATCCAACCGGACACGGCAAAATGTTGCTAGCTTCCTCGCCAAGCACTTGGAGATCGACTGGAGATATGGCGCAGAGTGGTATGAGATGCTGCTCGTGGATTACGATGTGTCCTCCAACTGGGCCAACTGGCAGTATGTAGCCGGTGTAGGCAATGACCCTCGCGGTGCGGCTCGGATTTTCAACCCAGTCAAGCAGGCATTTGACTACGACAAGGACGGTACCTACGTTCGGACGTGGGTGCCCGAAGTAGCAAAATTCGAGAACCTTGAGAATGTTTTCCAGGCTTGGACAGCCTCCAAAGAGGACCTGAAGACGGCAGGCCTGGAGGGAAACATCATGGTTACGGATCCGGTTAAGCCCATAAAGTTTAACCTTGACCACAAGCCATCCAAGGTCAAGAAACGTCCCTTCTTCAGAAAAAGAGGTACCAAAACTCGAGATGCCCAGGGTAGCGCTGAAAGCCCGGGTAGTAGCGATAGTCATTCTGGCTCTGGCGGCAGTCCCGACGGttccggcggcggcaacatACCATCCGAGTCTAATTGCGCCGCCGCAGGGTCTGGCCAGGCGCAACAGACTCATCAGGGCAGCGGCAGGTCACAGTCATCAAGCAACCATGGTGGGCGCTCGCACTCACACCAGCACAACCAGCAAAACTACCACCACTCCCACCGCGGCAACGATTATACCCGGGGAGGTGGCGGTGGTCGCGGAGGTCGTGGAGGTcgtggcggcggaggcggcggatACTCTGCGTCTCAAGGGTATTACGGCATCGGTGGTGGTTACCGTGGCGGCGGACGGGGcagaggcggaggaggaggatttcgTGGCCGGTATGCTCCAACTGGGGGATTAGGTGGACATCACCATTCCGAGCAACAAGTGGCCTCACAGTTCCAGACTGACGCATAGGATCCGTCAGCTGCCACTATGTTTGGTATGTTGCCGAATGTGATGACCACGTACCATTTGGACGGCTACTATTCTTATTTCGCTTCGCCATTTCCTTACCAGCCTGCGTACGCTAACCATCATATGTAGCTGGGCCAGATATCGCGGGTCGGGGTTCCGCGGTGGGTGAGTGGGGAGAGGCCGGAAAGCAAAGAGGATCGGGTGGAGAAGCAAAAACGGGAAAAGAAAGGGCTCGAAGAGGAAACTGTCAATGAGATGAATTGTATCGATGAACGGGCTTTGACGGTTATATTTGTGTGTTTAATTCATAAGGAGAGTGTGGACATTCAGCTTTTGATCGGTGGGTGAAAAATCCTTCCTTGGGGATGTCGAAGCGATGTTTCAGCGACTGATAGAAAAATGATTTATATTTGCTTTTGTATATGTAAATCTTTGCTGATTCTGTTAAAATTCGGCTGATCGATATGCGATGTAAGCCCATAAACGAAGAAACCAAATATCACCTGATTCCATACAAATTTAGTCGGCTCCAAAGATGGTGCACGTGGATgacaggaaggaaggagcatCGATTCAATGTCTGAATCTTTTGTTCATATCCCGTCTCGTTTATCGCTAATCATCAAAACAGTCAATGAATCGAGGAAAAATGGAAGTTACGCCCTGCGGATAGCCGAGCTTAAGTAAGGAAAGGATGCTCTTCAGCTGTGTCGAAGCCACGAAGATTTTGGACCTTTGAAGCCAACGTACCTCCGTTAGAGAATACAGGTGTAGGTCTAGAGCAATGAACTTGCTCATAGTGGGAGCCGTATAAGCAGAGTAAAGTTTGTGAGGCTCTTACGCTCTGTGGAGAGACAGGGAGACTTCGTTGAAGCCCATTTACCCGCAAATCTCATTCAGTATAGAGGACATCTAGCCAGAGAGGTTGACTGCGTTTACAATGCGGTACAAGTTTCAACCATGCGCTTTTTGATCGGTATCATTCACTATACTTTCGTAACGGCTCCAGAAGGTTGACATACTGCACTTCATATCTGAAATTGTCTGTGCTTGCCGAATCGACAGTCCTGCTACACGGCCGAGTCTGCAAAGTTCAACAAGTCATCCAGCGCCAATGTTTCATACGGCCCAAGCCTCCATCTTAGCCCAACATTGGGGTCCTCTGGTGTCCTCACGGCCGTAGCAACCATGTAATCCGGTCCCATTGATCGCAAACACATATTCAcatcctccaccttcttccctctAAACCGTATCTCGAATTTTCTCAGCACCTGCGcgtcctctccttcctcttcaccctcCTTCGTCTCAACAGCCGGCACATCCCAAGCTGGCGTCGGCCAGCTCGGCCTAAAATACCTAAACTCCAACTCCCCCAACCATTCCGCCAGCAACGCCTCACCCGTCAATTTCACATACGCCTCCCTGAGCGCCCAAAGCGCATAGAAAGCCCTCAGCTTCCCATCCGCCACCTGCTCCGGCGTCGGcggccctcctcctgctcctctcTCTACCAACCCCGGCACAGCGCTCAACACCTGATATTTCAAATACGTCGTCTCCCCCATGGCAAAAACGTCAGCATGCATATCGACAAAGCTGCCCCAGCCTTCCTTTCTAATCAAGTCCTGATCGCGATCCCTGCGTTCGGATGTACACACAACATCCACGCCGACCTCCACCTCGGCCCCCGCCTCCGACTGCGCCCCCGGGCCGGGATAGTCCGCCACAGCCACGAGCGCGACGATTCCGGCCTGGTGCGACACGTTGAAGGCAACTGGCTGTGCACCGGTTGCAGGGTCGCGCCAGATGGGCTTGGTGGTGCGCTCGTCGCGCGTGAACCCGGGCGTGGTGGATGACCAGGCCACGCCTGCCAGGCGCGCGATGGCGTACCGCTTGAGCAGAGCGGAGGCGAGCGCCATTTTGGCGTCGCGGACATGGAAGTATTTGAGCACGGAGGCGCGCTCGGTAggggtgaggagggagaggggacgGGATGCCTGGGAattgagagagagagtcaGTCAGTGGGTTTTGATGTCATGTTTTGAAGTTTTTCGGTGCGGTTTCGGAATCGCTGCGAACGGGCgaagggcggcggcgcgcGCGGGGATTAATAAGGATGTTTGGTTCAGGGGTTTGTTTACATGGACTTCGAGATCACGGGTCTTAGCGGCTGAGGGAAACCAGGACCGGGTGTCGAGGATCCACTGGATTACGACGGGATTGTTTGGTGGTTCCGACATCTTGTTATCGCTCATTGTTCGGTACTTTGTGTGTTCGAGTGGCAGGTGGGTTTTTGAATTTGTGAGTTGCTCTTGAGACGGGTTACTTCGGGCAGGATGGGAGAAATTGGTCGTTGTGTTTCAGACATCAGCTCATTCTCACCGGTCCGTGACAAATTGAAGCACGAATATGGGATGATTTCGGGAGGAACGGGACAAGACAAGTGGGAGCTGAAACAGTGATAATGGGTGAGAAAGTAAGTCGAGCTGACAGAGCTGACAAGCTGGTCCCGGTCGCACAATCATGCAAGTCCGGGAGCCGTGGTTGGAGATCCGGGTCAGGTATCCACACGTGCCCGGACCTGGACTCTCCCGTCACAACTATTTAAAGCAGCCAACTGTCCACCGCAACTTGACTacttcctctctttctctcctcatACCCCCGACTGTTTTCCCTTCGGGGGTATCGTCGCCCGCCTTCCACCAAAGCACATCGACCACAAGTCATCATGTCTCCCGCCAAATGACTttttccatcatcaacctcaaaaGTCGATGCGCCCAGGACGACCACATCATGTTTCCTCAGTTCCGCCAACCGGCACATTTCCAACAATGCGCCAGCTGGTGTTGAGCACCGAGTTGAAACACCCGATTTCGAAAAACCAATCCGCGTTCCGCCCAGGGGTTGCGAACAGAGAACCAGTAAGCGGCGAATCCGTTTTGCAAACCCGAAAGTGTTCTGAGCGCCCCGTCGCTCCGCTTAGGGTTTGTGGTTGTCAGAAAGCGACAAAACATGCCCAAAGCGTCGAAAGCGACAATCGTTCCGCCTTATGGGAGGTGTTCCCCGATCCTGGATTTGGCAAGCTTCCGGCCTCTGAGGAAGCCGGGGGCCGGAGTTCTGAATTCTGGCTCGGGATGTAACCGCCCGCATCACACCGGCGTCGAGCGAATCATTTATCCTGCTCCGGAGGATTTCGTAtcatttttatttttttccatGTGCCATGCGATCATTGGAAAAACCGGTTTCGGTCCCAAGAAAGCTGGGACTCGGAAGACTATTCGAGTCGACTTCCTGCGTCGAGCGGGAAAAGGAGGCTTCGCGTCGAACTTGGCCCGGAAGACTCCTGCTGGAAGGTCTTGAGCTCTTGCATCCAAGAGTTCGGCTGAGGAGGCAGTTGGTAGTTTCTTTCGCTTTGTGCCAGTTCCGCGGAGTCGGCCagtttcctccttcaaccaCTCTCTGTCTCCCTGCTGCAAGGCCTGCGGTCTTTTCTCGTCATCTCGACTTGAAGTGATCTCCATGCCTCTTGTTTCCGACAACTTGTCTGACGAGGCGTTGATTCTCCGCTGGAAGTGCGCCTGTCGCAATACAGGAAGGGCCTGAGGCGATGCGAGTCCGCTGGAAGGATATGGTTGTCAAGCCCCCAAGAAGAGGTAGCGGCGACCTGAAGCGAGGATGTTGACGGATTGAGTACCCTTCTTTTGAGAAGATTGAAGAGAGTTTGAGACGATTACATCAGCCCCTCATAGCGCCGAGAGTGGGGCAGCCCGTTGAAGCAGCTTGGGAAAGGAGCTCTTGTCTGATGAGGAGAGGGCTTCTGGAAATTGCTGTTGAGGGTTCCCTTGCTGAaagtctttcttctcctcctcaaccggAGCGGAGAGAAATACCAAGCCTGAACCTTTACGATGGTGCGTGGGATTAAGGACGGATAGATATCTGTCTGAACAAATACAGGCTACACCAAGATGGACAGTTCGGGATCTGATAGATCTACTTCAGCCAAAATACATTACTTTCCTTTGTTCACCTTGTTGATGGTTTCATGTTGTGTGCATGATAATGGTGTTATGAACATGTCACTTGTAGTTGGGTGTTATTGAGAAGGCTGTGGAGAGAAACGGCAGACAGTAAGTGAGATACATAGGTATGTGATGAACGTAAGTGGCATGTAACAGACAGCGGAACTCTTACAAGCCAAACTCACTTTATTAACGTTCGCGACTGCTTGGCTACTACATCATCAATTCTCTAGTCCCACCTGATTCTCGCTCTGCACAcgacaaaacaaaacaattTCAAGCTAAGTCGGCCAAGTAAGTATGTTGGACGAACAACCACGCCCCAGCTGCAACTATACGAAAACTGCCACGCCTTCTTTCATTTGCGAGAACCACTGAGCCATAGGACTACCTACTGGGTTCCGTTGTATTGAAAGGGCTAGGTAACAAACCCTACATATACCCGCTGGTCCATGGCGACAGGTGCCTAGGCTAGGTAATCTGAAAAGATGTTGTGTCATTCAATGTCTATCATGGAAAATGCATCGCTGTCTTCAATAACTCGAATCCACACAGATCACACCGCACTCCTAGAGCTTGGAGTCAGTCTTGCCAGGATTCTTCTCCAACCTCACCAACCCTTCCTGCACACACGTAGCCAGCAACATGCCATCCTTGTTATAGATCCTCTGCGTCACCACACCCCTCCCGTCACCCGCCCACGGACTCTCCATCTCGCTCAGCATCCACTCGTCCGCCCTGACCTTGGCCGGCTCGTGGAAGTAGATGGAATGATCCAGACTGACCATCATCCCGATCTCGGGCCGGCCCACCATGTCCTTAGGGTCTCCCAAGCCCTCCCACTCGTGCAGCGCGCGCACCCGCTCCTGCACGTCCTCGGGTAACTGGTCAAAGTCCTCCGGGTGGAAGGGGAACCGCCACAGCTTGTGGATGCGGCCGATGGTGCCGATGAAGTACGAGTCGCTAACGTACGCCAGGGCGGTCAGATGTGCCTGCTGCCCTCCCTCGGCGCTAATCTTGCCCTTTGCCCGGTACCACTGCCGCGTCTTCTTGTCCTGCGGACGGGGGCTGTCGGCGTTGGTGACCTCGATCCGCGCGCTCTGGAAAGGATTGGGCCCGGAGCGGACGAGTTCCGGCTCGCCGTCATAGTCCTCCGGAGGCGGTTGGCACGGCCTGCCCGTCTTCTCGTCGATGGGCATGGACGAGGCGTGCGAGACCTGACTGCCCCGCGGCCCGCTAGAACCCTCCCGGACgaaggagatggtggtggtgaagatgcAGCGGCCCTTTTGGCGCGCTTGAACGGTTCGCGTGGCGAAGGAGCGGCCGTCTC includes the following:
- a CDS encoding acyl-CoA thioesterase, encoding MGKSEEESKEAPRPTLIRPPPEDLSKAPIENTLEVIELAVIGPNIFTNARQPWHPPGARGIYGGAVIAMCLAAGQKTVPSDFLVHSMHCYFLLAGSAELPILFHVELVRDGRSFATRTVQARQKGRCIFTTTISFVREGSSGPRGSQVSHASSMPIDEKTGRPCQPPPEDYDGEPELVRSGPNPFQSARIEVTNADSPRPQDKKTRQWYRAKGKISAEGGQQAHLTALAYVSDSYFIGTIGRIHKLWRFPFHPEDFDQLPEDVQERVRALHEWEGLGDPKDMVGRPEIGMMVSLDHSIYFHEPAKVRADEWMLSEMESPWAGDGRGVVTQRIYNKDGMLLATCVQEGLVRLEKNPGKTDSKL
- a CDS encoding phosphopantetheinyl transferase, whose protein sequence is MSDNKMSEPPNNPVVIQWILDTRSWFPSAAKTRDLEVHASRPLSLLTPTERASVLKYFHVRDAKMALASALLKRYAIARLAGVAWSSTTPGFTRDERTTKPIWRDPATGAQPVAFNVSHQAGIVALVAVADYPGPGAQSEAGAEVEVGVDVVCTSERRDRDQDLIRKEGWGSFVDMHADVFAMGETTYLKYQVLSAVPGLVERGAGGGPPTPEQVADGKLRAFYALWALREAYVKLTGEALLAEWLGELEFRYFRPSWPTPAWDVPAVETKEGEEEGEDAQVLRKFEIRFRGKKVEDVNMCLRSMGPDYMVATAVRTPEDPNVGLRWRLGPYETLALDDLLNFADSAV
- the cry gene encoding cryptochrome DASH, producing MAPSKVVIYAMRRELRLSDNPIFHHLSNPESKHGFSHLLPVYVFPAQQIDLSGFVPKGSENPHPAPKSAVGGYARCGPYRAKFLAESVWDLKTSLQSIGSDLLVRAGPYKDVIQSLVEGLKAKECQVGAVWMTSHEGSEEKSEEKTVASFCAKSGIDFKLWDDEKYLIHDRDTGITHLNDLPDVFTTYRKQIEPLREKARKTLPVPEKGALPAYPDIDMIPSQQPPFNIPGTCEELVDAVVRPVKNFLKDLPDFPEKAESSHPFRGGETSAHKRIDHLVLSGGMKSYKDSRNGLLGPDFSTKLSAYLAQGCVTARQIHHALVAYEDGTGTKYKGADGFGEGDNQGTETVRMELLWRDYMRLCHQKYGDKLFRVEGFNGKHTDYEGEDKKYGWRTANTSIALPGQEPTPEKVSEILARFNAGTTGMGLIDASQRELIHTGYTSNRTRQNVASFLAKHLEIDWRYGAEWYEMLLVDYDVSSNWANWQYVAGVGNDPRGAARIFNPVKQAFDYDKDGTYVRTWVPEVAKFENLENVFQAWTASKEDLKTAGLEGNIMVTDPVKPIKFNLDHKPSKVKKRPFFRKRGTKTRDAQGSAESPGSSDSHSGSGGSPDGSGGGNIPSESNCAAAGSGQAQQTHQGSGRSQSSSNHGGRSHSHQHNQQNYHHSHRGNDYTRGGGGGRGGRGGRGGGGGGYSASQGYYGIGGGYRGGGRGRGGGGGFRGRYAPTGGLGGHHHSEQQVASQFQTDA